The following proteins are co-located in the Trichormus variabilis 0441 genome:
- a CDS encoding YidH family protein produces MNKLPKIDRQREHQANERTFLAWLRTSIALIGFGFAIARFGLFLRQLDTAISQKETYVHPLFNSENLGITLVLVGILAIALAAWRYNQVFWQIERGDYRPNRFAVWLMTGVVIILGFLSIPLLLLREQSIPRPSSIFKQPKSENVRQ; encoded by the coding sequence ATGAATAAGCTGCCGAAAATAGACCGTCAGCGAGAGCATCAAGCGAATGAACGTACTTTTTTAGCTTGGTTACGCACTTCTATCGCCTTGATTGGTTTTGGTTTTGCTATTGCGAGATTTGGGTTATTTTTGCGTCAGCTTGATACGGCAATTTCACAAAAGGAAACTTATGTCCATCCTCTATTTAACTCAGAGAATTTAGGGATTACTTTAGTACTTGTGGGAATTTTGGCGATCGCTCTAGCTGCATGGCGTTATAATCAGGTATTCTGGCAAATAGAACGAGGTGACTATCGACCCAATCGATTTGCAGTATGGTTGATGACTGGAGTCGTGATAATTTTGGGGTTTTTAAGTATTCCTTTACTCTTGTTACGGGAACAATCTATACCGCGACCATCTTCTATTTTCAAGCAGCCAAAATCGGAAAATGTTCGTCAATAG
- the nifJ gene encoding pyruvate:ferredoxin (flavodoxin) oxidoreductase, translated as MSQTFATIDGNEAVARVAYKLNEVIAIYPITPSSAMGEWADAWMAEGRPNLWGTVPSVVQMQSEGGAAGAVHGALQTGSLSTTFTASQGLLLMIPNLYKIGGELTSMVVHVAARSLATHALSIFGDHSDVMAARGTGFAMLCSASVQESHDFALIAHAATLDTRVSFLHFFDGFRTSHEVQKVELLSDDDVRSLINEDKIFAHRARALTPDSPLLRGTAQNPDVFFQAREGANPYYNACPEIVQGIMDKFGERTGRYYQIYEYHGASDADRVIILMGSGCETVHETVDYLNARGEKVGVLKVRLFRPWDVERFIQALPDSVQAIAVLDRTKEPGSAGEPLYQDVVTAIHEGWGVGGKLPTVVGGRYGLSSKEFTPAMVKAVFDNLAQATPKNHFTIGINDDVTHTSLEYDPSFSTEPDNVVRAMFYGLGSDGTVGANKNSIKIIGEGTDNYAQGYFVYDSKKSGSMTVSHLRFGSQPIRSTYLIDQANFIGCHHWGFLERIEVLKAAAQGATILLNSPYDAGAVWENLPLKVQQQILDKQLKLYVINANQVARDSGMGGRINTIMQVCFFALAGVLPEAQAIAKIKQAIEKTYGKKGVEVVRMNLQAVDQTLENLHEVKIPIEEKGKWIDEEALLSNQSPFPTSAPKFVRDILGKIMVWQGDDLPVSTLPPDGTFPTGTAKWEKRNVAQEIPVWDTDVCVQCSKCVMVCPHAAIRAKVYQPGELENAPPTFKSVDAKDRDFANQKFTIQVAPEDCTGCAICVNVCPAKNKSEPSLKAINMANQLPLREQERDNWDFFLNLPNPDRRKLKLNQIRQQQLQEPLFEFSGACAGCGETPYVKLLTQLFGDRAVIANATGCSSIYGGNLPTTPWTKNNEGRGPAWSNSLFEDNAEFGFGYRLSLDKQGEFAAELLQQFSAEVGDNLVQSILNAEQKTEADIWEQRERIALLKQQLEGIQTFDPSIKSKIQNLKSLADYLVKKSVWIIGGDGWAYDIDFGGIDHILASGRNVNILVMDTEVYSNTGGQSSKATPKAAVAKFAASGKPAQKKDMGLMAMNYGNVYVASVALGAKDDQTLKAFLEAEAFDGPSIIIAYSHCIAHGINMTTGMNQQKALVESGRWLLYRYNPLLQQQGKNPLQLDMRSPTQSVEQSMYQENRFKMLTKSKPELAKQLLEQAQAEVDARWQMYQYLANR; from the coding sequence ATGAGCCAAACTTTTGCAACTATTGACGGCAATGAAGCTGTTGCCCGTGTTGCTTATAAACTGAATGAAGTAATTGCTATCTATCCCATCACCCCCTCTTCAGCAATGGGTGAATGGGCTGATGCTTGGATGGCGGAAGGTCGTCCTAACTTATGGGGTACGGTTCCCAGTGTGGTACAGATGCAAAGCGAAGGCGGGGCGGCTGGTGCGGTGCATGGGGCTTTGCAAACGGGTTCCTTGAGTACTACCTTCACTGCATCTCAAGGGCTATTGTTGATGATTCCCAATCTCTACAAAATTGGGGGTGAACTGACTAGTATGGTGGTTCACGTTGCGGCGCGCTCCTTGGCTACCCACGCCCTATCAATTTTTGGCGACCATAGTGATGTGATGGCGGCGCGTGGTACGGGGTTTGCGATGCTGTGTTCGGCTTCGGTGCAGGAAAGTCACGATTTCGCTTTAATCGCCCATGCGGCTACTTTAGATACAAGGGTTTCATTTTTGCATTTCTTTGATGGCTTCCGTACCTCCCATGAAGTGCAGAAAGTGGAACTTTTATCAGATGATGATGTGCGATCGCTCATTAATGAAGATAAAATATTTGCACACCGCGCCCGCGCCCTCACTCCAGATAGTCCTTTGTTGCGGGGTACAGCCCAAAATCCTGATGTGTTTTTCCAAGCCCGTGAAGGTGCAAACCCTTACTACAACGCTTGTCCGGAAATTGTCCAAGGGATTATGGATAAATTCGGCGAACGGACGGGGAGATATTATCAAATATATGAATACCACGGCGCGAGTGATGCCGATCGCGTAATTATTCTCATGGGTTCCGGCTGTGAAACAGTACATGAGACAGTAGATTACCTCAACGCCCGTGGTGAAAAGGTAGGCGTTCTCAAAGTCCGACTATTTCGCCCCTGGGATGTAGAGAGATTTATTCAGGCTTTACCCGATAGTGTACAGGCGATAGCTGTCCTCGACCGCACCAAGGAACCGGGAAGCGCGGGAGAGCCTTTGTATCAAGATGTAGTTACAGCGATTCATGAAGGATGGGGTGTAGGGGGGAAGTTACCTACGGTTGTGGGTGGAAGGTATGGGCTTTCGTCGAAGGAATTTACACCGGCGATGGTGAAGGCTGTGTTTGATAATTTGGCACAAGCTACGCCGAAGAATCACTTTACTATCGGGATTAATGATGATGTAACGCATACATCCCTGGAATATGACCCCAGTTTCTCTACTGAACCGGATAACGTTGTCCGGGCGATGTTCTACGGGTTGGGTTCCGATGGTACAGTAGGGGCGAATAAAAACTCAATTAAGATTATTGGGGAAGGGACGGACAACTACGCCCAAGGGTATTTTGTCTACGACTCCAAAAAATCCGGCTCCATGACCGTTTCTCACCTGCGCTTCGGTTCTCAACCCATTCGTTCCACTTACTTGATTGACCAAGCCAACTTTATTGGTTGTCATCACTGGGGCTTTTTGGAACGCATCGAAGTTTTAAAAGCTGCTGCACAAGGGGCGACTATATTGTTAAATAGTCCTTATGATGCGGGTGCTGTTTGGGAAAATTTACCCCTGAAAGTACAGCAGCAAATTCTGGACAAGCAACTCAAACTTTACGTCATCAACGCCAATCAAGTCGCCCGTGACAGTGGAATGGGTGGACGCATTAACACCATTATGCAGGTGTGCTTTTTTGCTTTGGCGGGGGTCTTGCCAGAAGCGCAAGCGATCGCCAAAATAAAACAAGCGATAGAAAAGACTTATGGTAAGAAAGGGGTGGAAGTTGTCCGGATGAATCTGCAAGCGGTAGACCAGACCCTAGAAAATTTACATGAAGTGAAAATTCCCATTGAGGAAAAAGGGAAATGGATAGATGAAGAAGCACTCCTATCTAACCAAAGTCCCTTTCCCACCAGCGCGCCCAAGTTTGTCCGGGACATTCTGGGAAAAATCATGGTGTGGCAAGGTGATGACTTACCTGTAAGTACACTACCACCTGATGGGACATTTCCCACAGGTACGGCTAAATGGGAGAAGCGCAACGTCGCGCAAGAAATTCCGGTGTGGGACACGGATGTCTGCGTGCAATGTAGTAAGTGTGTGATGGTTTGTCCCCATGCGGCGATTCGCGCTAAGGTTTATCAGCCGGGTGAGTTAGAGAATGCACCACCTACTTTTAAGTCAGTGGATGCTAAAGATAGAGACTTTGCTAACCAAAAATTCACTATCCAAGTGGCTCCAGAAGACTGTACAGGCTGCGCTATCTGTGTAAATGTCTGCCCAGCCAAAAATAAATCCGAGCCATCCCTGAAGGCGATTAACATGGCAAATCAGCTACCTTTAAGGGAACAAGAAAGGGATAATTGGGATTTCTTCTTGAATTTACCCAATCCTGACCGACGCAAGTTAAAACTCAACCAGATTCGCCAACAACAACTGCAAGAACCTCTATTTGAATTTTCCGGTGCTTGCGCTGGTTGTGGTGAGACACCTTATGTAAAACTATTAACACAATTATTTGGCGATCGCGCAGTTATTGCCAACGCCACTGGTTGTTCTTCCATTTACGGCGGAAACCTCCCCACCACCCCCTGGACGAAAAACAACGAAGGACGAGGCCCGGCTTGGTCTAATAGTTTATTTGAAGATAACGCCGAGTTTGGTTTTGGTTATCGTCTCTCTTTAGATAAACAAGGGGAATTTGCGGCGGAACTTTTGCAACAGTTCAGCGCAGAAGTGGGAGATAATCTAGTTCAGTCCATCCTCAATGCAGAACAGAAAACTGAGGCTGATATCTGGGAACAACGCGAAAGAATAGCGTTGTTAAAGCAACAGTTAGAGGGAATCCAGACTTTTGACCCCAGCATCAAATCCAAAATCCAAAATCTCAAATCCTTAGCAGATTACCTAGTGAAGAAAAGCGTCTGGATTATCGGCGGTGATGGTTGGGCGTATGATATTGACTTTGGCGGTATCGACCATATATTAGCTAGTGGTCGCAATGTAAATATTTTGGTGATGGATACAGAAGTGTATTCTAACACCGGGGGTCAATCTTCCAAAGCTACCCCTAAAGCAGCCGTCGCTAAGTTCGCCGCCAGTGGTAAGCCTGCACAAAAGAAAGATATGGGCTTAATGGCGATGAATTACGGTAACGTATATGTAGCGAGTGTGGCATTAGGGGCAAAAGATGACCAAACACTCAAGGCATTTTTGGAAGCAGAAGCCTTTGACGGCCCATCAATAATTATTGCCTACAGCCATTGCATCGCCCACGGCATCAACATGACCACGGGGATGAACCAGCAAAAAGCCCTGGTAGAATCAGGACGCTGGTTATTGTATCGTTATAATCCACTGTTGCAACAACAGGGCAAAAATCCCTTACAGTTAGATATGCGATCGCCTACTCAATCAGTAGAGCAATCAATGTATCAAGAAAACCGCTTCAAAATGCTGACGAAAAGTAAGCCAGAATTAGCTAAACAACTGCTAGAACAAGCACAAGCAGAAGTTGATGCGCGTTGGCAAATGTATCAATATTTGGCAAATAGGTAA
- a CDS encoding papain fold toxin domain-containing protein codes for MHFISLNPDQLRQIYTIASSYDNFQCVECSQAIKDYLISERISGKLIKLYTGASTGANSFIYDEAFPEEAISTNGRHQGIAVIINGIETVFDNHHPAGISRDEWMANFLFQGLVHFGQQFQITEIEF; via the coding sequence TTGCATTTCATTTCTCTTAATCCCGACCAACTGCGTCAAATTTATACTATTGCCAGCAGCTATGACAACTTTCAATGTGTAGAATGTAGTCAAGCCATTAAAGACTACTTAATTTCCGAAAGAATCTCTGGCAAGCTGATTAAGTTATACACAGGAGCATCCACAGGAGCAAACAGCTTTATTTATGATGAAGCATTTCCTGAAGAAGCTATCTCTACTAATGGTCGTCATCAAGGTATTGCCGTTATTATTAATGGTATAGAAACGGTCTTTGATAATCACCACCCCGCAGGAATTTCCAGAGATGAATGGATGGCAAATTTCTTGTTTCAGGGCTTAGTACATTTTGGTCAGCAATTTCAAATTACAGAAATTGAATTTTAA
- a CDS encoding UPF0175 family protein, which yields MRTVAIQLPETVFSALRKNPEELVQEMRIAVAVKWYELGEISQAKAAEISGLTRTEFINALARYQVDFMQYTAQELAEELMNAD from the coding sequence ATGCGAACTGTAGCAATTCAATTACCAGAAACAGTATTTTCAGCACTCCGCAAAAACCCTGAAGAATTAGTTCAAGAAATGCGAATTGCGGTAGCAGTTAAATGGTATGAATTGGGTGAAATATCACAAGCTAAAGCAGCAGAAATTTCTGGATTGACTCGTACTGAATTTATCAATGCTTTAGCACGCTATCAAGTGGATTTTATGCAATATACGGCTCAAGAATTAGCAGAGGAACTGATGAATGCCGATTAG
- the glgP gene encoding alpha-glucan family phosphorylase, translated as MSQSSANTAALHLSEKLPFSLKRLADLAYNYWWSWSGDRLALFQAIDPQEWERCGHNPVAILESVSYERLTQLAEDPFYLKQVSALAQEFDQYINQKDTWVSRIAPQVSHENPVAYFCAEFGIHESLPIYSGGLGILAGDHLKSSSDLGVPLVGIGLLYRQGYFRQRLSRQGWQEDYYVDNSFHRMPIELIKNEHGEPLTIQLEIRQRQVTVQIWRVQVGRVSLYLLDSDRHDNDPIDRWLTGHLYGGNTETRIAQEVVLGIGGVRALQALGIKPSVYHLNEGHAAFCTLEIARLEIERTGKSFYDIEASVRNSCVFTTHTPVPAGHDVFSPDLIDSFFAHYWTQLRLSREQFLALGARRLGDPWEPFGMTVLALRMSRACNGVSELHGQVSRKMWTVLYPQRTEEKVPIGYITNGVHAPTWTAPLLADLYNQYLGADWRTRAIDPQTWAKVDDIPNEELWSRHLILKERLVAYTRYKVRKSREHRGEDHRLIQASDSLLDPKILTIGFARRFSPYKRGDLILRDAERALRIFSNAERPVQIVFAGKAHPADEEGKRIIQRLMEWCHNSGIINRVAFIEDYDIYTGQKLVQGVDVWLNNPRRPLEASGTSGQKVCFNGGINCSVLDGWWCEGYQADANGKGLNGWAIGEDAHTSDQELQDRIDSQSLYKLLEEEIVPLYYDQDANGIPHRWVQVMKASIKTNAPLFNTDRMIADYVTQVYVPEISTVVPPILAKVLL; from the coding sequence ATGTCTCAGAGCAGTGCAAATACAGCAGCCTTACATTTAAGCGAAAAGCTACCTTTTTCCCTAAAGCGATTAGCAGATTTAGCTTACAACTATTGGTGGAGTTGGAGCGGCGATCGCCTAGCATTATTTCAAGCCATTGATCCCCAAGAGTGGGAACGCTGCGGACATAACCCAGTGGCAATTTTAGAGTCAGTCAGTTACGAACGCCTCACCCAGTTAGCTGAAGACCCGTTTTATCTCAAGCAAGTTTCTGCCTTGGCGCAGGAGTTTGACCAATATATCAACCAGAAAGATACTTGGGTGAGTAGAATCGCCCCCCAAGTTTCCCACGAAAACCCCGTTGCTTATTTTTGTGCCGAATTTGGTATTCATGAATCTCTGCCAATTTACTCTGGTGGTTTGGGGATTTTGGCTGGGGATCACCTAAAATCGTCATCGGATTTGGGTGTACCGTTGGTGGGTATTGGCTTGCTGTATCGCCAAGGTTATTTTCGTCAACGCTTGAGCCGTCAAGGTTGGCAAGAAGATTATTATGTGGATAATTCCTTCCACCGGATGCCCATTGAGTTGATTAAAAATGAGCATGGGGAACCACTAACAATTCAATTGGAGATTCGCCAGCGCCAGGTAACAGTGCAAATCTGGCGAGTGCAAGTAGGTAGGGTAAGTTTATATTTACTCGATAGCGATCGCCATGACAATGATCCCATTGACCGTTGGTTAACAGGACATTTGTATGGTGGGAATACAGAAACCCGCATCGCCCAAGAAGTCGTCCTGGGGATTGGCGGTGTCCGGGCGTTGCAAGCCTTGGGAATCAAACCTTCTGTCTATCACCTCAACGAAGGTCACGCCGCTTTCTGTACCCTAGAAATTGCCCGTCTGGAAATCGAACGCACAGGTAAATCCTTCTACGACATTGAAGCCAGTGTGCGGAATAGTTGCGTCTTCACCACCCATACACCAGTTCCCGCCGGTCATGATGTCTTCTCCCCGGATTTAATAGACTCCTTCTTTGCCCACTACTGGACACAATTACGCCTCTCCCGCGAACAATTCTTAGCTTTAGGCGCACGGCGATTAGGTGACCCTTGGGAACCCTTCGGTATGACCGTTTTAGCCCTGCGGATGTCTCGCGCTTGTAACGGTGTGAGTGAACTACATGGTCAAGTATCCCGCAAGATGTGGACTGTCCTTTATCCCCAACGCACAGAAGAGAAAGTCCCCATTGGTTACATTACCAATGGTGTACACGCACCCACTTGGACAGCACCCTTATTAGCCGACTTATATAATCAATACTTAGGTGCGGACTGGAGAACTCGCGCCATTGATCCCCAAACGTGGGCAAAAGTTGACGATATCCCCAATGAGGAATTATGGTCACGCCATCTCATCCTCAAAGAAAGATTAGTCGCATATACCCGTTATAAAGTCAGAAAGTCACGGGAACATCGGGGTGAAGACCACAGACTAATTCAAGCCAGTGATAGTCTACTTGATCCCAAAATCTTGACAATTGGTTTTGCTAGACGCTTCAGCCCTTACAAACGTGGCGATTTAATTTTACGTGACGCAGAACGAGCATTACGCATTTTTAGCAACGCTGAACGTCCAGTGCAGATAGTATTCGCCGGCAAAGCCCACCCAGCAGATGAAGAAGGTAAGCGGATTATCCAACGCTTGATGGAATGGTGTCATAATTCAGGCATTATTAACCGCGTCGCCTTTATTGAAGATTACGACATTTACACCGGGCAGAAATTAGTCCAAGGCGTGGATGTGTGGTTAAACAATCCCCGTCGTCCTCTAGAAGCATCGGGAACAAGTGGACAGAAAGTCTGCTTTAACGGTGGGATTAATTGCAGCGTCCTTGACGGTTGGTGGTGTGAAGGTTATCAAGCCGACGCAAATGGTAAAGGCTTAAATGGTTGGGCGATTGGTGAAGATGCTCACACCAGCGACCAAGAATTACAAGACCGCATTGATTCCCAATCCCTGTATAAGTTGCTAGAAGAGGAAATTGTACCTCTATACTACGACCAAGATGCCAACGGGATTCCCCATCGTTGGGTGCAAGTCATGAAAGCATCCATCAAAACCAATGCACCATTATTTAATACAGACAGAATGATTGCTGACTACGTTACACAAGTGTATGTACCAGAAATCTCTACTGTTGTACCACCAATTTTAGCTAAAGTTCTGCTGTAG